In Calypte anna isolate BGI_N300 chromosome Z, bCalAnn1_v1.p, whole genome shotgun sequence, the following are encoded in one genomic region:
- the HSPB3 gene encoding heat shock protein beta-3 codes for MAEGIIRHCVETPVRYQEQFAVQELEEQKLDHSLYALPGPSTAALSKRSCAVGSTAEAGKGDQEENKSFQVLLDVVQFRPEDIIIQTFEGWLLIKAQHGPRMDEHGFISRSFTRQYKLPSGVGNKDLSALFCHDGILVVEMKNSVGKN; via the coding sequence ATGGCAGAAGGCATTATAAGACACTGTGTGGAAACTCCTGTACGCTATCAAGAGCAGTTTGCTGTCCAAGAACTGGAAGAACAAAAATTGGATCACTCTTTATACGCTTTGCCAGGCCCTTCTACAGCTGCCCTGAGCAAGAGAAGTTGTGCTGTGGGAAGTACAGCTGAGGCTGGGAAAGGTGaccaggaggaaaacaaaagctttcagGTTTTGTTGGATGTTGTGCAGTTCCGCCCTGAAGATATCATTATTCAGACCTTTGAAGGCTGGCTCCTGATCAAAGCTCAGCATGGGCCCAGGATGGATGAACACGGTTTCATATCCAGAAGCTTTACCAGACAATACAAATTACCCAGTGGAGTGGGGAACAAAGACTTGTCTGCGCTTTTCTGCCATGATGGGATTTTGGTTGTTGAAATGAAGAACTCGGTGGGAAAGAATTAG
- the SNX18 gene encoding sorting nexin-18 isoform X2 yields MALRARALYDFRSENPGEISLREHEVLSLCSEQDIEGWLEGVNSRGDRGLFPASYVQVIRAPAAEPPPPARYANLPAGGFEPLPPPAAFKPAAQQPPPASAPEPFPLPPTAGYPFPPAPYGGSYQPSQGSDDDWDDDWDDSSTVADEPGALGSSYPDYEAAGGGPSGRYRLSTRSELSLGSRGGHPAGHPQPPGGGAKSSATVSRNLNRFSTFVKSGGEAFVLGEASGFVKDGDKLCVVLGPRGPEWQENPYPFQCSIEDPTKQTKFKGMKSYIAYKLVPSHTGQQVHRRYKHFDWLYGRLAEKFPVISVPHLPEKQATGRFEEDFISKRRKGLAWWMDHMCSHPVLAQCDAFQHFLSCPSTDEKAWKQGKRKAEKDEMVGANFFLTISVPTGPGAILDLQEVESQVDGFKAFTKKMDESALQLNHTANEFARKQVTGFKKEYQKVGHSFKCLSQAFELDQQAFSAGLNQAIAFTAEAYDAIGDLFADQPRLDLDPVMDLLALYQGHLANFPDIIHVQKDSW; encoded by the exons ATGGCGCTGCGGGCCCGGGCGCTGTACGACTTCAGGTCGGAGAACCCGGGTGAGATCTCGCTGCGGGAGCACGAGGTGCTGAGCCTCTGCAGCGAGCAGGACATCGAGGGATGGCTGGAGGGGGTCAACAGCCGCGGCGACCGCGGCCTCTTCCCGGCTTCCTACGTGCAGGTGATACGCGCCCCCGCCGCcgagccgccgccgcccgcccgctACGCCAACCTCCCCGCCGGCGGCTTCGAGCCGCTGCCGCCCCCCGCCGCCTTCAAGCCGGCGGCGCAGCAGCCCCCACCGGCGTCGGCGCCCGAGCCCTTCCCGCTGCCTCCCACCGCCGGGTACCCCTTCCCACCCGCGCCCTACGGTGGCTCCTaccagcccagccagggcagcGATGATGACTGGGACGATGACTGGGACGACAGCTCCACCGTGGCCGATGAGCCGGGCGCCCTGGGCAGCTCGTACCCCGACTATgaggcggcgggcggcgggccCTCGGGCCGGTACCGCCTGTCCACTCGGTCCGAGCTCTCCCTGGGCTCCCGCGGCGGCCACCCCGCCGGCCACCCCCAGCCTCCCGGCGGTGGCGCCAAGAGCTCGGCCACGGTGAGCCGCAACCTTAACCGCTTCTCCACCTTCGTCAAGTCCGGCGGGGAGGCCTTCGTGCTGGGAGAGGCATCGGGCTTCGTGAAGGACGGGGACAAGCTCTGTGTGGTGCTGGGCCCACGGGGCCCCGAGTGGCAGGAGAACCCCTACCCCTTCCAGTGCTCCATCGAGGACCCCACCAAGCAAACCAAGTTCAAGGGCATGAAGAGCTACATCGCCTACAAGTTGGTGCCCAGCCACACCGGACAGCAGGTGCACCGCCGTTACAAGCACTTCGACTGGCTCTATGGGCGCCTGGCTGAGAAGTTCCCTGTCATCTCCGTGCCTCACTTGCCAGAGAAGCAGGCCACCGGCCGCTTTGAAGAGGACTTTATCTCCAAACGTCGCAAAGGCCTGGCCTGGTGGATGGACCATATGTGCAGCCACCCTGTGCTGGCACAGTGCGATGCCTTCCAGCACTTCCtcagctgtcccagcacagATGAGAAGGCCTGGAAACAAGGCAAGCGCAAGGCTGAGAAGGATGAGATGGTGGGTGCCAACTTTTTCCTGACCATCAGTGTACCCACAGGCCCCGGAGCCATCCTGGACTTGCAAGAGGTGGAAAGCCAAGTGGATGGCTTCAAAGCCTTCACAAAGAAGATGGACGAGAGCGCCCTGCAGCTTAATCACACCGCCAATGAGTTTGCCCGTAAACAAGTCACTGGTTTCAAGAAGGAATACCAGAAGGTGGGGCACTCCTTTAAGTGTCTCAGTCAGGCATTTGAGCTGGACCAGCAGGCCTTTTCGGCTGGCCTCAACCAAGCCATCGCCTTCACTGCAGAAGCCTACGATGCCATCGGGGACCTCTTTGCAGATCAGCCACGGCTGGACCTAGATCCCGTGATGGATTTGCTAGCACTGTATCAAGGGCATTTGGCCAACTTTCCAGACATCATCCATGTCCAGAAAG acagCTGGTAG